The window CCCTCGTCCGAATGGCGCTTTCACCGCGATATCCTGAAGAACCGCACCGATATCGACGTGGTGCTGCACTGCCATTCGGTCTACGCCACCACGCTTGCCTGCCATCACCGCGAGATACCGGCCTTTCATTATATGGTCGGCGTTGCCGGCGGCACCACGATCCGCTGCGCCGATTACGCGACCTTTGGCACGCAGGCCCTGTCCGATGCCGCGCTGAAGGCGCTAAAGGGGCGGCTGGCCTGCCTGCTGGGGCAGCATGGCCAGATCTCGCTCGGGCGCACGCTGGATCAGGCATTATGGCTGGCGATCGAGGTCGAGACGCTGTCGCGGCTTTATGTGCAGGCCCTGCCTCTGGGCGACCCGCCGGTTCTGCCGGATGAGGAAATGGCGCGGGTGATCGAACAGATGAAGCGGATGAGCTACGGTCAGGGGCCAGAGCCCGAGGGCAGCAACGACATCGCCCGCCCGCGCGGCTGATCAGGAGGCGCAAGATGACCTGTTTCATGGGGATCGATGTCGGCACCGGCAGCGCGCGCGCCGGGATTTTTGATGCCGTGGGCAGGTTGTTGGGCAAAGCTGCATCCGAGATCGAGACCTTTCGCGAGGGCGCCGATATCGTCGAACAGTCATCGGCGCAGATCTGGTCGGCCGTCTGTGGTGCCTCGCGCGCAGCCATCGCGCAGGCAGGCGTCGATCCCTCGGATGTGGTTGGCCTGGGCTTTGATGCGACCTGCTCGCTGGTGGTGCTGGATGAGACGGGCAACGGGCTGCCGGTCGGTGCCAGTGAAGATCCGGCGCGCGATATCATCGTCTGGATGGATCACCGCGCCACAGCCGAGGCCCGCGATATCAACGCCACCAAACATCCGGTGCTGGCCTATGTCGGCGGCGTCATCTCGCCCGAGATGCAGACGCCAAAGCTGCTTTGGCTGCGGCGGCACCGGCCTCAGATCTATGTCAATGCGGCGCATTTCTTTGACCTGACCGATTTCCTGACCTGGAAGGCCACGGGATCACTGGCGCGTTCGGATTGCACGGTGACCTGCAAATGGACCTATGTCGCAGGCGAGGGCGGATGGAACGCGGACTATTTCGACCAGATCGGCCTTGAGGATCTGGCCCGGGAAGGAT is drawn from Paracoccus tegillarcae and contains these coding sequences:
- a CDS encoding class II aldolase/adducin family protein; translated protein: MTQAELRQAMVETCRQMNSTGINQGTAGNLSVRSGDGFLITPSSLPYDQMGPDDLVEMDFDGSYGGRRPSSEWRFHRDILKNRTDIDVVLHCHSVYATTLACHHREIPAFHYMVGVAGGTTIRCADYATFGTQALSDAALKALKGRLACLLGQHGQISLGRTLDQALWLAIEVETLSRLYVQALPLGDPPVLPDEEMARVIEQMKRMSYGQGPEPEGSNDIARPRG